GTAAAAGGTAATTTTGAAACAATAACAAAAGCATACCATCACTGAAATGCGACGGTAACACCAATGCCCATGAATAAGCAGTAACCTTTCCAGGAAACGGAACTGAGCAATTGCAAAATCACTTGCCATGACAGCCTAAAACGTTGAGAACAGGAACAGGGTGTTAATAAAATAAGCATTGTAGTGGGCATAAGGCATAAGTACGTTCACAAGATTCACAAAGCATCAAATTTGTAACCTGCATCCCCTCAACACCACTAATGCCAACCCCTATATCAGCTTCCTGAAGCATGCCAACATCATTTGCCCCATCACCAATTGCTAAGGTCACTCTATTTGTATGTTTAACAAGTCTTGTAACCTGCAATTATTGCACCAACTATCAAGTCAATGTATTCACATGCATACTTCTAGAAACAATAGTAGAGTAATCTGAACTTCAGAAAACAAAACACTGACCAGTGCCTTCTGTTTAGGTGAAGATCGACAACATATAACTGAAGCACATTTCAAAGCAAGATCCAAGAACTTAAACTTGACATCATCTTCCAAGGCATATGTTAAAGATTTACCATCAATGATCAGTGCAAAGGATTCAGTATTTGATTGACTTGGGGGTGGAATCTGTTTGATTCCATCCTCTATTTGATCCATTACCCTTTGCTTTGATTCCTGGAGAGCCAATAAAGAGTAAACTATCAAGATTTTAAATTTCTATTACAACGTGTATAAATATAACTGCCTGTTTCGTTACACCTACAATTTTTTTCAACATTTGGGCGCTCTTGGAGAGAATATTATCATCCCAAATTACAGTTCTTCTATAAATAAAACACTTAATATCTAATGATTCAAAAAATAATGGTAATGCAATGATTTACCCACCCTTGCAATTGATTCCTTGTCTCCATTTTTCTCCAATGCAATAATGTCAGGTGCTTCCAGGGTAACAATTATCTGTGTCATTCCTTGTCTAAGTAGGCTACATGCAAAGCTGAAGATGAAGAAGCACATGAATCAGAACAGAAAATACCGATGTTGGACTAAAACGTTTCTTCTCCAATGCAAGAAAGATACATACCCAATATTGATAGCCGTCTCCATTTTGTCACCTGTGAGGACCCATATTTTAATTCCAGCTTGTGCAAGCTTGTCTATGCATTCGGGCACCTAAATTTAAATGTGCATGCACATAGACAAATATTAGTGTTCACTAGAATGCATCTTTGTTTTTACGAGAAACTTAATGCATTAGTTCACTATAAAATAttagttaaatttatttttttaactagaATGCATCTTAGTATGGCTGGAACAGACAGCCTGTTCTAAAAAGGTCATACCCCTTTCTGGAGCTTGTCCTCAACAGCGGTGGCACCAAGAAGAAGCAAGTCTCGCTCGATGCTCTCAGCAGCCGCCTCAACTTTTTCATCTCTGTCAGCACTTACAGATGTTCTGGCAGTGTTGAATTTCTCACTAAATTTCATGTACTCATTCTCATCCAAGAAACGGTACGCAAGAACCAAGGTTCTTAGACCTGAGTCAGAATACTCATTTATGTGCCTTTTAGTCTCTTCCTCAAATTTTCTTCCAGTTGGTGCGAGCCTTTTGAACATAACACTGTTCAAGTAGCAAAACAATTAAGAAACCTTGGACAGGAACAAAAGTTAGCTTTAATAAAAGCTACAGAAATTTAGAATAAATGGAACTAACCTATCAGCTCCCTTGCTAAAAAGTAATATCCTTCCCTCTGGTTCCTTAACTATCACAGACATCCGTTTCCGTGAACTACTGAATTCCAAGACATTCAGGAGCTCATACTTTCTGTAAAAGAATGTAAAAGGGTCTCAAATTTAGAATTAGAATTATCTAATAAGGAAACAAAGGCATTTGACTTACCTATCTTTTACAATATTCGTGATCGGATCCCGTTCATGAACAACTATACTTGACTGTGCCCTATGATAAAACTCAAACCCCAACTCTCTTGCCGCAATAACAAATGCAGCTTCATCAGGGGACTCAGCTTCATATGAAACCTTATGGGTTTCTTCATCCTCTTCAGGTATACATGTGTGACAGATGGCAAGCAGACGGAAAAAATCTCTTATCATATCACTGTTAGGCTCATGAATCCAGTTTCCATCCATGATACGTGGATCCTTGAAATTAAATCCTTTAATGTGAGGGCTTCCATCATTTTTTTGGTCTGTGTGCTCTATATTTTCTATCCCATCACCTAAAACGGACCCTTTCCTCAGAGCCATAGCTTTCTCAACTTCTGTGACACCCTGACCATAGGCAATGCCAGCAATCGAGCACTTAATGAACTCCATCATGTTACATGTCAATGTCCCAGTCTTGTCAGAAAGAACCGTATCAACTTGACCAAGTTCCTCATTTAGATTCGAAGTACGAGCATGAGTTGGCTTATCTGATTCTTCATGATACATTTCAATGTCCTGGTTGATGAATAGAGCCTGCAGTATCTTGACCATCTCAATAGATATGTACAACGAGATTGGGATGAAGTAGCTATACAACATCAAGGCTGTCAACAAATGAAAGAAAGAAGCTAGAGCTGCTCGCTTTGGATCATAGAAGATAGTAGAATCATCTGGCCTAAGATACCATCGTTTCATCTCGCCATTCATTAAATCTTCTTTTGTCCAGATACCAAACAACACTGAACCAAGTAATGCAATTACGAGTAGTGAAGACATTAGCACATAAATGATTTTATCCATTCTCTTCTCAATTTTGCTTCTTTTAGATGGTGGATCAGTTGCATTTTGCATTACTTTTGTATCATGGCCTGCGAAGATCACAGCACCATATATGTAGTCAGTGTTCCTTAGTTTTGAGTCTCGAAGAAGAAGCTGCTGCGGTGACAGATTGTACTGCTTGTCCTTCCATTCCATAGTACCAATA
The Oryza sativa Japonica Group chromosome 6, ASM3414082v1 DNA segment above includes these coding regions:
- the LOC4341075 gene encoding putative phospholipid-transporting ATPase 9 isoform X1 — translated: MAGGRRSRTSRRLKLKLSALYTFALCSKGSGEDHSSRIGTTGFSRVVYVNEPDRHEEEGFRYQPNEVSTTKYSLVTFIPKSLFEQFRRVANFYFLVSGILALTPLAPYTAVSALLPLCVVIAATMAKEGIEDWRRKHQDHELNNRTVKVHRGDGDFEEKKWKDIKVGDVIKVEKDNFFPADLVLLSSNYPDGICYVETMNLDGETNLKIKQALDVTLHLEEDNSFVNLRQTIKCEDPNANLYSFIGTMEWKDKQYNLSPQQLLLRDSKLRNTDYIYGAVIFAGHDTKVMQNATDPPSKRSKIEKRMDKIIYVLMSSLLVIALLGSVLFGIWTKEDLMNGEMKRWYLRPDDSTIFYDPKRAALASFFHLLTALMLYSYFIPISLYISIEMVKILQALFINQDIEMYHEESDKPTHARTSNLNEELGQVDTVLSDKTGTLTCNMMEFIKCSIAGIAYGQGVTEVEKAMALRKGSVLGDGIENIEHTDQKNDGSPHIKGFNFKDPRIMDGNWIHEPNSDMIRDFFRLLAICHTCIPEEDEETHKVSYEAESPDEAAFVIAARELGFEFYHRAQSSIVVHERDPITNIVKDRKYELLNVLEFSSSRKRMSVIVKEPEGRILLFSKGADSVMFKRLAPTGRKFEEETKRHINEYSDSGLRTLVLAYRFLDENEYMKFSEKFNTARTSVSADRDEKVEAAAESIERDLLLLGATAVEDKLQKGVPECIDKLAQAGIKIWVLTGDKMETAINIGFACSLLRQGMTQIIVTLEAPDIIALEKNGDKESIARESKQRVMDQIEDGIKQIPPPSQSNTESFALIIDGKSLTYALEDDVKFKFLDLALKCASVICCRSSPKQKALVTRLVKHTNRVTLAIGDGANDVGMLQEADIGVGISGVEGMQAVMASDFAIAQFRFLERLLLIHGHWCYRRISVMICYFFYKNVTFGVTIFLYEAFASFSGKPAYNDWFLSLYNVIFTSLPVIALGVFDQDVSQRLCLQYPGLYQEGVQNILFSWRRILGWMANGVINAILIFYFCTTAFGIQAFRQDGQVAGLDALGVLMYTCVVWVVNCQMALSVNYFTIIQHIFIWGSIAVWYLFLLAYGAVDPRFSKSAYMVFIEQVAPALSYWLVTLFAVMATLIPYFCYAAIQIRFFPMFHNKIQWKRHLGKAEDPEVARQLSSRHRTSSHQRMVGISARRDGKAMQVTKETELQVQG
- the LOC4341075 gene encoding putative phospholipid-transporting ATPase 9 isoform X2 encodes the protein MNLDGETNLKIKQALDVTLHLEEDNSFVNLRQTIKCEDPNANLYSFIGTMEWKDKQYNLSPQQLLLRDSKLRNTDYIYGAVIFAGHDTKVMQNATDPPSKRSKIEKRMDKIIYVLMSSLLVIALLGSVLFGIWTKEDLMNGEMKRWYLRPDDSTIFYDPKRAALASFFHLLTALMLYSYFIPISLYISIEMVKILQALFINQDIEMYHEESDKPTHARTSNLNEELGQVDTVLSDKTGTLTCNMMEFIKCSIAGIAYGQGVTEVEKAMALRKGSVLGDGIENIEHTDQKNDGSPHIKGFNFKDPRIMDGNWIHEPNSDMIRDFFRLLAICHTCIPEEDEETHKVSYEAESPDEAAFVIAARELGFEFYHRAQSSIVVHERDPITNIVKDRKYELLNVLEFSSSRKRMSVIVKEPEGRILLFSKGADSVMFKRLAPTGRKFEEETKRHINEYSDSGLRTLVLAYRFLDENEYMKFSEKFNTARTSVSADRDEKVEAAAESIERDLLLLGATAVEDKLQKGVPECIDKLAQAGIKIWVLTGDKMETAINIGFACSLLRQGMTQIIVTLEAPDIIALEKNGDKESIARESKQRVMDQIEDGIKQIPPPSQSNTESFALIIDGKSLTYALEDDVKFKFLDLALKCASVICCRSSPKQKALVTRLVKHTNRVTLAIGDGANDVGMLQEADIGVGISGVEGMQAVMASDFAIAQFRFLERLLLIHGHWCYRRISVMICYFFYKNVTFGVTIFLYEAFASFSGKPAYNDWFLSLYNVIFTSLPVIALGVFDQDVSQRLCLQYPGLYQEGVQNILFSWRRILGWMANGVINAILIFYFCTTAFGIQAFRQDGQVAGLDALGVLMYTCVVWVVNCQMALSVNYFTIIQHIFIWGSIAVWYLFLLAYGAVDPRFSKSAYMVFIEQVAPALSYWLVTLFAVMATLIPYFCYAAIQIRFFPMFHNKIQWKRHLGKAEDPEVARQLSSRHRTSSHQRMVGISARRDGKAMQVTKETELQVQG